The genomic window TAAAAATATTCCGGTTTTGGTATAGTGTATTAAAGCCCATTCCAAGACTACCTCCGGATGTGGTTCCTTCAGTGCCAACACTCAGCAGGTTAACAGGGTTTCTGGTGAGTTTGATGTTGCAGTCCAGCCATTTTTTCGATGGATCTGATAGTATTGAATCATCTGATAAAGAGAAACTTAGATTTGCAGAACGGAAAATAGGCATTCCGATCATCCGCTTATAGGTCTGGGTTACTTTTTCCTGGCTATAAAGCTGCCCGGTTCTCATCGCAATCACGCTGGCGACAGCTATAGGTTTTAGCCGGGGTTTTTCCCCCTGGATGAAATAGAAAAGTTGGTCTTCACCTGCCTGCATATTTGCATTATGGTAATGATAGATGACGGTGTCAGTAACTCCTTCGCCTGAAATGGTTTGTTCTACATCCGGAACAATATAGATATCCCTGATATAGTACCGGGGTATCTGTCCCTTAACAGAGGAATCATTCGCATAAACTCTTTTTGATTCCAGGTTTCTGACACTTAGCGTAACTTTAGCTTTAAGAATATTTTGAGAGGTGTCAACTTTATAAATAAAATCAGCTTTTGAGAAGTCGTAGTAACCCTGGTTTCTAAGGTTTTCAATAATCCGGTCCCTTTCAGCATCCAGCAAATAGGTATCATAGACCATCCCTTTTTTTATCAGACTGGAAGACATATCAGCATTAAGAGTGGCAGAAAGAAGGCTATCCTTTATGTCGATCAATACCTGATCGATGATATAAGGTAGTCCTGATATGATTCTGTAAGTAGCAGAAGCATTTGCGCGATGGATTCTAAAATCATGACTGATAATGGGATGATGGTATCCTTTATTAACCAGGTACAACTTTATATTATGTTCTGATAGGGAGGCAAGGTTGGTGTCAAGGATAACCGGTGCAGTTCCATATTTCTCGCGAATTTGTTGTTTAAACCGGGTTTGTTTCCCTAGCTGGCTCTTTTCATAAATCCAAACCCCTGGCCGGAGCAGTGAGAGCCGGCCGGGTGTTGCTTTCTGATGGATAAAGCCTTCAACTTCATCTGCAAGAATGGCTGGATTATCTATTTTTACTGAATTTCGTACCAAAAGGTAACCTCCTCTTCTCTGTACTTTCTTTGATGAGTTACAGGAAGTGATCAATGCTGCCAGCAGCAAAATAATGAAAAAAATGAAGTATTTATTTTTCAAAATAGGCGGAGATTCAGTAATGGCAAAGATAGGTGGATGGCGTGGAAAAATATGCCGGAAAAGGATTTTCTTTAATATTTGGACCATCGAAAATTTTTGTCACCGCAGAAACTATTTTAAGGGGTAGAATTTTTCCTTGCCTGGAATTATTGGTGCATCCTAAGATCTTCTGGGTTTAGGAAGAAGGAAAAAGGAAAAATGTATGATTAACCACAAACCCCTTGGTGTTCGCTTTCTCGAACCAGAGGGGGTTTGGGGTTAACATACAGATTTGTCAAAATATCTGTTCAAAAATATCTTTAATATTTTGTGGAATTAAAAAAAATAGTATTTTTGCAGCCTCAATTAAGGGAGCATAGCTCAGCTGGTTCAGAGCATCTGCCTTACAAGCAGAGGGTCCTTGGTTCGAATCCATGTGCTCCCACACAAAGCCACTCATTGAGTGGCTTTTTTTATTCCCATTCGTGCATAGTTAAGCTGGTTCAGAGCATCCCGACTTTACGTCGGGAGGGTCCTTGGTTCGAATCCATCCCGATGTAAAATCGGGACTGGTAGTGCTCCCACAAAAAAGCCACCTTCATAGGTGGCTTTTTATTTTTAGTGAACGGATTTTTCAGTTATTTCTTAGGTTGACTTTTGGCTGTGAACCTTCTTCCCGGCAGCACTCAATTCCATGTTGTCCTTAAATATGATAATCGTGGGAATTTTATACACTTCTAACTCAGTGGCACAGCTCTGCCTGATATCTTCAGCAGTTAATTGCCTGCCTTGCTCATTAAGAACCAATACTGCTTTCAAAGCTTCACCAAGAATTTCATCTTCTACTCCCTCAACAGAGCAATCTATAACTCCCGGGATTCGGAAAATTACCTCTTCCACCTCTTTCGGACTGACCCTTTTTCCGCCTACTTTGATCATTTCCTTTTTTCGTGCCAGTATGAAAATATAACCATCCTCGTCAACAGTGGCCAGATCACCGGTATATAACCATCCATCCCTGAGTGCTTTTGCTGTTTCTTCCGGTGAATCAAAATATCCCAGCATCACATTTTTCCCTTTTGCAATAATTTCACCTGTTTCTCCTGGCTTAACTAATCGACCTTTATCATCAACCACCTTTAATTCAACCCCAGGGATACCTTTTCCAATAGATCCGGACTTCTCTTCTATCAATTCCGGCGGAAGATAAGATAACCTCGCGGTTGCTTCAGTCTGTCCGTACATCACATAGAAAGGGATTTCAGGGAATGCAGCTCTCATTTCACTGATAAATGCAGAATGAAGTTTCCCGCCTGCCTGGGTGAAATACCGGAGTCCCGGGAAGGATGAATTCCTGAAAAGGTCACTTTTTCGAAGCAGGATTTGATAATGACTGGGAACACCGGCAAAGCCCGTACACTCAAATTTGTTCAAATCGTTGATGGTACTTCCAAGGAAGATAAATGAGTTGTTCAATACCAGGGAGCCACCAACACGGAGGTGTGTATGAAGCAGGGAAAGCCCGTAGCAATAAGAGAAAGGAAGAACAACCATCATTGTATCCTTCTCCGTAAGTTTCAGGTATTCTGTAATTGAGGCGGTATTACTGATGATATTCCCATGAGTTAGCATCACTCCTTTAGGTTCTGAAGAAGAACCTGAGGTGAAAATTATCTCTGCTACCTTGCTTTCATCAAAATCAGGCTCAGGAAATAACCGAAGCGCATTGCTGCGTAAAGTGCTGAATAATAATGATTCAGTAATACATCCCATGCTTGGTCTCAAGCGGTTTTCAACTCTTCTGGAGAAAAAGGATAACCTGGATCGGGTCTTTATCCTTATAAAATCATATTTAGATTGATCTATTGCAGGATCTACAGGTACACAAATGTTTCCTGATTTTATTATCCCAAGGTAAGCAATGATAAAAAAAAGGGTGTTCTCTGCTGCAAGAATCATCACCTTGTCAGTCCCATGCCTATCCCTGATATAACAAGTTATTTTATGATTTCTTTATGAAGCGTCCAGTAAGCAATAGTATCATTATTGACTAAGAATAAACTTCTTTGTTAAATAAGCACTTTCTTCAAAAAGATAGTCAACAAGATTCATGAATTGCTAATTGGATGCTTTTTGTATTTTTACCACTTTAATATACCGCCTATGTCTGCGAAATTAATGGATTCTATCCGGAAAATATGGAATACCAGGAGATATTATCCGATTATTGATACAAGTCTCTTTATTTTCATCACACTGCTGATTCATTTTCTTATAATTATTGGACCATCCACTTCAGAATTACAAATTTTGGCGTACAAATACTAACACCAGGAATGTTCGATTGGTTGAATGTTCAGTCAGGATTGTACCAAGTTGTTCCGGTATCAAACAAATGCTGCAGATTTCTCTATTGCTGATTATTTACCCGGGCCCCTGGAAACATAAGCTTTGGTTTGTTCCCATGGGAATCGTCATTATACATTTCACCAATATCATCCGTTTAGCTGGATTAGGCGTGGTAATGGCGAATTGGCCTCAACACTGGCAGTTCTCGCATGATTATCCGGCCCGGA from Bacteroidales bacterium includes these protein-coding regions:
- a CDS encoding exosortase/archaeosortase family protein, whose translation is MLQISLLLIIYPGPWKHKLWFVPMGIVIIHFTNIIRLAGLGVVMANWPQHWQFSHDYPARIIFYVVIFFLWVLWNDKFYRKTQKPKKKPVEMV
- a CDS encoding BamA/TamA family outer membrane protein, translating into MKNKYFIFFIILLLAALITSCNSSKKVQRRGGYLLVRNSVKIDNPAILADEVEGFIHQKATPGRLSLLRPGVWIYEKSQLGKQTRFKQQIREKYGTAPVILDTNLASLSEHNIKLYLVNKGYHHPIISHDFRIHRANASATYRIISGLPYIIDQVLIDIKDSLLSATLNADMSSSLIKKGMVYDTYLLDAERDRIIENLRNQGYYDFSKADFIYKVDTSQNILKAKVTLSVRNLESKRVYANDSSVKGQIPRYYIRDIYIVPDVEQTISGEGVTDTVIYHYHNANMQAGEDQLFYFIQGEKPRLKPIAVASVIAMRTGQLYSQEKVTQTYKRMIGMPIFRSANLSFSLSDDSILSDPSKKWLDCNIKLTRNPVNLLSVGTEGTTSGGSLGMGFNTLYQNRNIFRRAETFRLKVHLGAELQGNLPQSGSDQKLWLFNTLEAGFETGIDLPRLLLPAKLIVTDRNFLARTSFTAGYGFESRPDYSRNITTFSASYHWSSSQKIKHIFTPLELNYVGIQKDSAFQAYLNSLTDPQFIGQYNDHLLTMIRYSLIFSNLATKNEKYPFFLRINAETSGNGLNALDQLTNRPVSEGGYYERFGVRYAQYVRADADFRKFWKTESGRTFAVRFMAGTGIPYGNSVGIPFEKSFWLGGANDMRGWKLRTLGPGAYTNDSVRYDRTGDIMLFSSFEYRLPVYSFLNAGIFMDMGNIWLRQDNPDFPGGTFRFSNVANQLAMNTGLGLRFDFSFFIFRLDWAFRIKNPEYENQWFHQNDFRLKKAVWNFGIGYPF